One part of the Symphalangus syndactylus isolate Jambi chromosome 1, NHGRI_mSymSyn1-v2.1_pri, whole genome shotgun sequence genome encodes these proteins:
- the LOC129490806 gene encoding putative insulin-like growth factor 2 antisense gene protein, with the protein MSKRKWRGFRGAQPERTRPPAASPQLCPAPHAGLPGGSPRRAPAPAGQQQMRVESRAGAQRRRGSARRGAHREAGGCVRGRTRSSGSGRSNALWRTVDAAEGRHRRGVDLGLAPLAGEGHNRWHQPGWPGKSD; encoded by the exons ATGAGCAAACGAAAGTGGCGCGGATTTCGGGGCGCCCAGCCGGAGCGAACGCGGCCGCCAGCCGCAAGTCCGCAGCTGTGTCCCGCGCCCCACGCCGGCCTCCCCGGCGGCAGCCCGAGACGAGCGCCAGCACCGGCGGGACAGCAGCAGATGCGGGTCGAGAGTCGGGCAGGGGCGCAGAGGCGGCGGGGATCGGCGCGGCGGGGAGCTCACCGCGAGGCTGGAGGCTGCGTCCGCGGGCGCACCAGGAGCTCAGGCAGCGGGCGATCGAACGCTCTGTGGCGGACGGTGGACGCTGCTGAAG GGCGCCACAGACGAGGCGTTGACCTTGGGCTCGCTCCCCTCGCTGGGGAAGGACACAATCGCTGGCATCAGCCCGGCTGGCCTGGGAAGTCGGACTAA
- the IGF2 gene encoding insulin-like growth factor II isoform X2 → MVSPDPQIIVVVPKTELASMQVQRTEDGVTIIQIFWVGPKGELLRRTPVSSAMQIPMGIPMGKSMLVLLTFLAFASCCIAAYRPSETLCGGELVDTLQFVCGDRGFYFSRPASRVSRRSRGIVEECCFRSCDLALLETYCATPAKSERDVSTPPTVLPDNFPRYPVGKFFQYDTWKQSTQRLRRGLPALLRARRGHVLAKELEAFREAKRHRPLIALPTQDPTHGGTPPEMASNRK, encoded by the exons ATGGTTTCCCCAGACCCCCAAATTATCGTGGTGGTCCCCAAGACTGAACTCGCGTCTATGCAAGTCCAACGCACTGAGGACGGGGTAACCATTATCCAGATATTTTGGGTGGGCCCCAAAGGCGAGCTACTTAGACGCACCCCGGTGAGCTCGGCCATGCAG ATACCAATGGGAATCCCAATGGGGAAGTCGATGCTGGTGCTTCTCACCTTCTTGGCCTTCGCCTCGTGCTGCATTGCTGCTTACCGCCCCAGTGAGACCCTGTGCGGCGGGGAGCTGGTGGACACCCTCCAGTTCGTCTGTGGGGACCGCGGCTTCTACTTCA GCAGGCCCGCAAGCCGTGTGAGCCGTCGCAGCCGTGGCATCGTTGAGGAGTGCTGTTTCCGCAGCTGTGACCTGGCCCTCCTGGAGACGTACTGTGCTACCCCCGCCAAGTCCGAGAGGGACGTGTCGACCCCTCCGACCGTGCTTCCG gACAACTTCCCCAGATACCCCGTGGGCAAGTTCTTCCAATATGACACCTGGAAGCAGTCCACCCAGCGCCTGCGCAGGGGCCTGCCTGCCCTCCTGCGTGCCCGCCGGGGTCACGTGCTCGCCAAGGAGCTTGAGGCGTTCAGGGAGGCCAAGCGTCACCGTCCCCTGATTGCTCTACCCACCCAAGACCCCACCCACGGGGGCACCCCCCCAGAGATGGCCAGCAATCGGAAGTGA
- the IGF2 gene encoding insulin-like growth factor II isoform X1, translated as MGIPMGKSMLVLLTFLAFASCCIAAYRPSETLCGGELVDTLQFVCGDRGFYFSRPASRVSRRSRGIVEECCFRSCDLALLETYCATPAKSERDVSTPPTVLPDNFPRYPVGKFFQYDTWKQSTQRLRRGLPALLRARRGHVLAKELEAFREAKRHRPLIALPTQDPTHGGTPPEMASNRK; from the exons ATGGGAATCCCAATGGGGAAGTCGATGCTGGTGCTTCTCACCTTCTTGGCCTTCGCCTCGTGCTGCATTGCTGCTTACCGCCCCAGTGAGACCCTGTGCGGCGGGGAGCTGGTGGACACCCTCCAGTTCGTCTGTGGGGACCGCGGCTTCTACTTCA GCAGGCCCGCAAGCCGTGTGAGCCGTCGCAGCCGTGGCATCGTTGAGGAGTGCTGTTTCCGCAGCTGTGACCTGGCCCTCCTGGAGACGTACTGTGCTACCCCCGCCAAGTCCGAGAGGGACGTGTCGACCCCTCCGACCGTGCTTCCG gACAACTTCCCCAGATACCCCGTGGGCAAGTTCTTCCAATATGACACCTGGAAGCAGTCCACCCAGCGCCTGCGCAGGGGCCTGCCTGCCCTCCTGCGTGCCCGCCGGGGTCACGTGCTCGCCAAGGAGCTTGAGGCGTTCAGGGAGGCCAAGCGTCACCGTCCCCTGATTGCTCTACCCACCCAAGACCCCACCCACGGGGGCACCCCCCCAGAGATGGCCAGCAATCGGAAGTGA